One Pseudomonadota bacterium genomic region harbors:
- a CDS encoding HdeA family protein produces the protein MTLSTVAGAQTSESVRDLATVTCKEIMGADDRGRELSMAYMHGYINGKANRTTLDLDKNAAITDKVR, from the coding sequence ATGACTCTCTCGACCGTCGCGGGCGCTCAGACTTCCGAGTCGGTGCGCGATCTCGCGACCGTGACCTGTAAAGAAATCATGGGCGCCGATGATCGCGGGCGTGAGCTCTCAATGGCCTACATGCACGGCTACATCAACGGCAAGGCAAATCGCACGACGCTGGATCTCGACAAGAACGCGGCCATCACCGACAAGGTGCGCG